Proteins encoded together in one Nocardioides marinisabuli window:
- a CDS encoding biotin-dependent carboxyltransferase family protein: protein MSARSVEVLATGPLCTVQDQGRAGSEHLGVPRAGPLDRPAAALANRLVGNPPGHALLEVTLGGLALRPTAATWVAVTGAAAPVGVDGRAVGLGRAELVPAGAVLRLGAPGAGVRSYVALAGGLDVTPVLGSRATDTLAGVGPPVLAEGQVLALGTPTAPPAPLEAPAASPTGRPTGLLRVHPGPRPERLGPRGLAGLCATSYVVGAESNRVGLRLEGPPLGLAGAGELPSEGMVLGAVQVPPSGLPVVFLADHPPTGGYPVVAVVEAADLWQCAQLRPGEPVRFTRAR, encoded by the coding sequence GTGAGCGCCCGGTCGGTCGAGGTGCTGGCCACCGGGCCGCTGTGCACGGTGCAGGACCAGGGGCGCGCGGGGTCGGAGCACCTGGGGGTGCCACGCGCCGGGCCGCTCGACCGGCCCGCCGCCGCGCTGGCGAACCGGCTGGTCGGCAACCCGCCCGGCCACGCCCTGCTCGAGGTGACCCTGGGTGGGCTGGCGCTGCGTCCGACCGCCGCCACCTGGGTGGCGGTGACGGGGGCGGCGGCCCCGGTGGGCGTCGACGGCCGGGCGGTCGGGCTGGGCCGCGCCGAGCTCGTGCCCGCGGGAGCGGTGCTGCGGCTGGGCGCCCCGGGCGCCGGGGTGCGCAGCTACGTCGCGCTCGCCGGCGGCCTCGACGTCACGCCGGTGCTGGGCTCGCGCGCCACCGACACCCTGGCCGGGGTCGGGCCGCCGGTGCTGGCCGAGGGCCAGGTGCTCGCGCTGGGGACGCCCACGGCCCCGCCCGCCCCCCTCGAGGCGCCCGCCGCGTCCCCGACCGGGCGGCCCACCGGCCTGCTGCGGGTGCACCCCGGCCCACGCCCCGAGCGCCTCGGCCCGCGCGGGCTCGCCGGGCTGTGCGCGACGTCGTACGTCGTCGGCGCGGAGTCGAACCGGGTGGGGCTGCGGCTCGAGGGGCCCCCGCTCGGGCTGGCCGGTGCGGGCGAGCTGCCCAGCGAGGGGATGGTGCTGGGGGCGGTGCAGGTGCCGCCGAGCGGGCTGCCGGTGGTCTTCCTGGCCGACCACCCGCCGACGGGTGGCTACCCGGTGGTGGCGGTCGTCGAGGCGGCCGACCTGTGGCAGTGCGCCCAGCTGCGACCGGGGGAGCCGGTGCGGTTCACGCGGGCCCGCTGA
- a CDS encoding S9 family peptidase, with translation MSSSTPEHPPVAPPVAERRPTQREIHGRTRHDDYEWLREKDSPEVRAHLEAENAWTEARTAHLADLRTRIFEEIRARTRETDLSVPTRNRDHWYYGRSFEGREYGATCRVPVSGPDDWTPPTPAEDCAPDQPALPGEEVLLDLDALAEGHEFFSLGGASISPDATLLAYSVDVVGDERYTARIKDLASGELLPDVIEGVIHGTTWDRAGENLYYATVDESWRADKIWRHRLGTGQSEDELVHHEQDGRFFVGVGRTRSDRFLVVASGSKTTSEYRFLDADAPEAGWQVFAERVEDVEYSLEHAVIAGEDRFLVLHNATGPDFEIASAPVAPTPASGWTPLVAHAPSVRLEEVDAFAGHLVVHQRSQGLTQLRIIELGPEGVGDDYLVPFDAPVYTVGAGGNLTFDQPTVRLGFTSMAVPSSVYDYDVRSRELTLLRRTPVLGGYDPADYEEHRLWATAEDGEQVPISIVARRGSREDDGGGTRPVPTLLYGYGSYEASIDPYFSIARLSLLDRGAAFAIAHVRGGGEMGRRWYDDGKMAKKQNTFSDFVACARHLVATGWSRPETLVAEGGSAGGMLMGAVANQAPELFTGIVAQVPFVDALTTMLDASLPLTVTEYDEWGNPEADPEVYDYMATYAPYDNVTEQDYPAILAETSLNDTRVLYVEPAKWVARLRATAPDHRPDVLLRTEMSAGHGGVSGRYKSWHDRAFALAWMLDRMGLADA, from the coding sequence ATGTCCTCCTCCACTCCTGAGCACCCGCCGGTCGCCCCGCCCGTCGCCGAGCGCCGCCCGACGCAGCGCGAGATCCACGGCCGCACCCGTCACGACGACTACGAGTGGCTGCGCGAGAAGGACTCCCCCGAGGTCCGCGCCCACCTCGAGGCCGAGAACGCCTGGACCGAGGCGCGCACCGCCCACCTCGCCGACCTGCGCACCCGGATCTTCGAGGAGATCCGGGCCCGCACCCGCGAGACCGACCTGTCGGTGCCCACCCGCAACCGCGACCACTGGTACTACGGGCGCTCCTTCGAGGGCCGCGAGTACGGCGCGACCTGCCGGGTGCCGGTCTCCGGGCCCGACGACTGGACCCCGCCCACCCCCGCCGAGGACTGCGCCCCCGACCAGCCGGCGCTGCCCGGCGAGGAGGTGCTGCTCGACCTCGACGCCCTGGCCGAGGGCCACGAGTTCTTCTCCCTGGGCGGGGCCAGCATCAGCCCCGACGCCACGCTGCTGGCCTACAGCGTCGACGTGGTCGGCGACGAGCGCTACACCGCGCGCATCAAGGACCTCGCCAGCGGCGAGCTGCTGCCCGACGTGATCGAGGGCGTCATCCACGGCACCACCTGGGACCGCGCCGGCGAGAACCTGTACTACGCCACCGTCGACGAGTCGTGGCGCGCCGACAAGATCTGGCGCCACCGGCTCGGCACCGGGCAGTCCGAGGACGAGCTGGTGCACCACGAGCAGGACGGCCGCTTCTTCGTCGGGGTGGGCCGCACCCGCTCCGACCGGTTCCTGGTCGTGGCCTCCGGCAGCAAGACCACCTCGGAGTACCGCTTCCTCGACGCCGACGCCCCCGAGGCCGGCTGGCAGGTCTTCGCCGAGCGGGTCGAGGACGTCGAGTACTCGCTCGAGCACGCCGTCATCGCCGGCGAGGACCGGTTCCTGGTGCTGCACAACGCCACCGGCCCGGACTTCGAGATCGCCAGCGCGCCCGTCGCCCCCACCCCGGCCTCCGGCTGGACGCCCCTGGTGGCGCACGCCCCGAGCGTGCGCCTCGAGGAGGTCGACGCGTTCGCCGGTCACCTGGTGGTCCACCAGCGCAGCCAGGGCCTCACCCAGCTGCGCATCATCGAGCTCGGCCCCGAGGGCGTCGGCGACGACTACCTCGTGCCCTTCGACGCGCCCGTCTACACCGTCGGCGCGGGCGGCAACCTGACCTTCGACCAGCCGACCGTGCGCCTGGGCTTCACCTCGATGGCGGTGCCCTCGTCGGTCTACGACTACGACGTGCGCAGCCGTGAGCTGACGCTGCTGCGCCGCACGCCCGTGCTGGGCGGCTACGACCCGGCCGACTACGAGGAGCACCGGCTGTGGGCCACCGCCGAGGACGGCGAGCAGGTGCCGATCTCGATCGTGGCGCGGCGCGGCTCGCGGGAGGACGACGGCGGCGGCACCCGACCGGTCCCGACGCTGCTCTACGGCTACGGCTCCTACGAGGCCTCGATCGACCCCTACTTCTCTATCGCCCGGCTCTCGCTGCTCGACCGGGGCGCGGCCTTCGCGATCGCGCACGTGCGCGGCGGCGGCGAGATGGGCCGGCGCTGGTACGACGACGGGAAGATGGCCAAGAAGCAGAACACCTTCTCCGACTTCGTCGCCTGCGCGCGCCACCTCGTCGCGACCGGCTGGTCGCGCCCCGAGACGCTGGTCGCCGAGGGCGGCAGCGCCGGCGGGATGTTGATGGGCGCGGTGGCCAACCAGGCCCCCGAGCTGTTCACCGGCATCGTGGCCCAGGTGCCGTTCGTTGACGCGCTCACCACGATGCTCGACGCCAGCCTGCCGCTGACGGTCACCGAGTACGACGAGTGGGGCAACCCCGAGGCCGACCCCGAGGTCTACGACTACATGGCCACCTACGCGCCGTACGACAACGTGACCGAGCAGGACTACCCCGCGATCCTCGCCGAGACCTCGCTCAACGACACCCGGGTGCTCTACGTCGAGCCGGCCAAGTGGGTGGCCCGGCTGCGCGCCACCGCGCCCGACCACCGTCCCGACGTGCTGCTGCGCACCGAGATGTCGGCGGGCCACGGCGGCGTCTCGGGGCGCTACAAGTCCTGGCACGACCGGGCGTTCGCGCTGGCCTGGATGCTCGACCGGATGGGGCTGGCCGACGCCTGA
- a CDS encoding DNA polymerase IV, translating into MRSQASVLHLDLDAFFAAVEQRDKPSLRGKPVVVGGVGGRGVVATASYEARVHGVRSAMSTREARSRCPHAAFLSGRFHAYREASGVVMGLLREVSPLVEPLSLDEAFVDLEQAGLPDLEVATVTDFAQDLRRRVHEATDGLTASVGVATSKLLAKIASDLDKPDGLVVVAPGTEQELLRPMRATIIPGVGPATAERLRRAGITTVADLEEAGLDELVRLLGRAHGGGLHLLSRARDDRPVVAEREAKSVSVEGTYDTDLSDLRLIEGLLARQAGEVATRLRAAGLSGRTVTIKVRFHDFTTLSRSTTLASPTDHGPTVARSARALLAELVAGPDTGPQVRAGVRLLGVGVSGLADWVQEDLFADAEDDGAEEEDEELPEPPRARHLGAWAPGMDVVHAELGRGWVWGAGRGVVTVRFETRETPAGPVRSFPDDDPALRAWTPPVPEEPAQDPLSGPA; encoded by the coding sequence GTGCGTTCCCAGGCCTCGGTCCTCCACCTGGACCTCGACGCCTTCTTCGCCGCCGTCGAGCAGCGCGACAAGCCCTCGCTGCGCGGCAAGCCCGTCGTCGTCGGCGGCGTCGGCGGGCGCGGCGTGGTCGCCACCGCGTCGTACGAGGCGCGGGTGCACGGGGTGCGCTCGGCCATGTCGACGCGCGAGGCCCGCTCGCGCTGCCCCCACGCGGCGTTCCTCTCGGGTCGCTTCCACGCCTACCGCGAGGCCAGCGGCGTGGTGATGGGCCTGCTGCGCGAGGTCTCCCCGCTGGTCGAGCCGCTCTCGCTCGACGAGGCGTTCGTCGACCTCGAGCAGGCCGGGCTGCCCGACCTGGAGGTCGCCACCGTCACCGACTTCGCCCAGGACCTGCGCCGTCGCGTGCACGAGGCCACCGACGGGCTGACCGCCTCGGTGGGGGTGGCCACCAGCAAGCTGCTCGCCAAGATCGCCAGCGACCTCGACAAGCCCGACGGGCTGGTCGTGGTCGCCCCGGGCACCGAGCAGGAGCTGCTGCGCCCGATGCGGGCCACGATCATCCCCGGCGTCGGCCCCGCGACCGCCGAGCGGCTGCGGCGCGCGGGCATCACCACGGTCGCCGACCTCGAGGAGGCCGGTCTCGACGAGCTGGTGCGCCTGCTGGGCCGGGCCCACGGCGGCGGGCTGCACCTGCTCTCCCGCGCCCGCGACGACCGCCCGGTGGTCGCCGAGCGCGAGGCCAAGTCGGTCAGCGTCGAGGGCACCTACGACACCGACCTGTCCGACCTGCGCCTCATCGAGGGGCTGCTGGCGCGCCAAGCCGGCGAGGTGGCCACCCGGCTGCGGGCCGCCGGGCTCTCGGGGCGCACGGTGACCATCAAGGTCCGCTTCCACGACTTCACCACCCTGAGCCGCTCCACGACCCTCGCCTCCCCCACCGACCACGGCCCGACGGTGGCGCGCAGCGCCCGGGCGCTGCTGGCCGAGCTGGTCGCCGGGCCCGACACCGGGCCGCAGGTGCGCGCCGGCGTGCGGCTGCTGGGCGTGGGCGTCTCGGGCCTGGCCGACTGGGTGCAGGAGGACCTCTTCGCCGACGCCGAGGACGACGGCGCCGAGGAGGAGGACGAGGAGCTGCCCGAGCCGCCGCGCGCGCGCCACCTCGGCGCCTGGGCGCCCGGCATGGACGTCGTGCACGCCGAGCTGGGCCGAGGCTGGGTGTGGGGCGCGGGACGGGGCGTGGTGACCGTGCGCTTCGAGACCCGCGAGACACCCGCCGGCCCCGTGCGCTCCTTCCCCGACGACGACCCGGCGCTGAGGGCCTGGACACCACCCGTGCCCGAGGAGCCGGCGCAGGACCCGCTCAGCGGGCCCGCGTGA
- a CDS encoding 5-oxoprolinase subunit B family protein, with the protein MSGLGGARVRPFGPTALLAEVADAPTALALATWVRGSGVRAVEVVPAARTVLLDGLDPADVAATAALLEAWRPDPEDPASSPADGPTIEVPVVYDGLDLDDVAARWGLSRDEAVARHTGLELVSVFCGFAPGFAYLSGLPEEWAVPRLDSARPRVPAGSVAVADSWCGVYPSASPGGWRLLGRTEARLWDVERDPPALLAPGTRVRFVVAEPS; encoded by the coding sequence GTGAGCGGGCTGGGCGGGGCACGGGTGCGACCCTTCGGGCCCACGGCGCTGCTGGCCGAGGTCGCCGACGCCCCGACCGCCCTCGCCCTGGCGACCTGGGTGCGGGGGAGCGGCGTACGGGCTGTCGAGGTGGTGCCCGCGGCGCGCACGGTGCTGCTCGACGGGCTCGACCCCGCCGACGTCGCCGCCACAGCGGCGCTGCTCGAGGCGTGGCGCCCCGACCCCGAGGATCCGGCGTCGAGCCCGGCGGACGGCCCGACCATCGAGGTCCCGGTCGTCTACGACGGCCTCGACCTCGACGACGTCGCCGCCCGGTGGGGGCTCTCGCGCGACGAGGCGGTGGCCCGACACACCGGTCTGGAGCTGGTCAGCGTCTTCTGCGGCTTCGCCCCCGGCTTCGCCTACCTCTCGGGCCTGCCCGAGGAGTGGGCGGTGCCGCGCCTGGACTCGGCGCGACCGCGGGTCCCGGCCGGCTCGGTCGCCGTGGCCGACTCCTGGTGCGGGGTCTACCCCAGTGCCTCCCCGGGCGGGTGGCGGCTGCTGGGCCGCACCGAGGCCCGCCTGTGGGACGTCGAGCGCGACCCGCCCGCGCTGCTCGCCCCCGGCACCCGGGTCCGGTTCGTCGTGGCGGAGCCGTCGTGA
- a CDS encoding LamB/YcsF family protein: protein MRYVDLNADLGEEVTDDVVLLGVVTSANLACGYHAGSPAIMRAVCEEAARRGVSVGAQVSYADREHFGRRPLDVAADLLREQVADQVGTLAEIASAAGTTVRYLKPHGALYHRTMDDPEQAQAVLEGSGDLPVLGMPGVLLDLAAGRGRTVRHEGFPDRGYAADGRLVDRSEPGALLEGPEEVAAQALRLLREPPGGVVELASLCVHGDSPGAVEHARAVRAALEDAGWTLRGL, encoded by the coding sequence ATGCGGTACGTCGACCTGAACGCCGACCTGGGCGAGGAGGTCACCGACGACGTCGTGCTGTTGGGCGTGGTGACCTCGGCGAACCTGGCCTGCGGCTACCACGCGGGCTCGCCGGCGATCATGCGCGCGGTCTGCGAGGAGGCCGCCCGGCGCGGGGTCTCGGTCGGTGCGCAGGTCTCGTACGCCGACCGCGAGCACTTCGGTCGTCGTCCCCTCGACGTCGCGGCCGACCTGCTGCGCGAGCAGGTCGCCGACCAGGTCGGCACCCTGGCCGAGATCGCGTCGGCCGCGGGGACGACGGTGCGCTACCTCAAGCCGCACGGCGCGCTCTACCACCGCACCATGGACGACCCCGAGCAGGCGCAGGCGGTGCTCGAGGGCTCCGGCGACCTCCCGGTGCTCGGCATGCCCGGGGTCCTGCTCGACCTCGCCGCCGGCCGGGGCCGCACGGTGCGCCACGAGGGCTTCCCCGACCGCGGGTACGCCGCCGACGGGCGGCTGGTCGACCGCAGCGAGCCGGGGGCGCTGCTGGAGGGCCCCGAGGAGGTGGCCGCGCAGGCGCTGCGGCTGCTGCGCGAGCCCCCCGGCGGGGTGGTCGAGCTGGCCTCGCTGTGCGTGCACGGCGACAGCCCCGGGGCCGTCGAGCACGCCCGGGCGGTGCGGGCCGCGCTCGAGGACGCCGGCTGGACGCTGCGCGGGTTGTGA
- a CDS encoding sigma-70 family RNA polymerase sigma factor, with the protein MATRTATRTAPSAGREIEGRDSVGLYLDEIARNPLLDAAAEVELSQTIEAGLYAQALLDEGRVGRRKGGAPGRATQEELEWLAEQGQQAVQTFITANLRLVVSIARKYGRAQMPMLDLIQEGNTGLIRAVEKFDYTKGYKFSTYATWWVRQAITRGIAQQARVVRLPVHVVEELNQVGGARRTLERQLGRDPEPAEIALELGMDVDRVLDLLSWGREHVSLDTPVDEDGDTSLGDLMAQETSPGPDLNVIDVESRDRLNALVGHLDDRAADIIRSRYGLSDGRQHKLADIGAKHGISAERVRQLEREALQKLRRFADPDLAA; encoded by the coding sequence ATGGCCACCCGCACCGCCACCCGTACCGCACCCAGCGCCGGACGCGAGATCGAGGGACGCGACAGCGTCGGTCTCTACCTCGACGAGATCGCTCGCAACCCGCTGCTCGACGCGGCGGCCGAGGTCGAGCTCTCGCAGACCATCGAGGCGGGCCTCTACGCCCAGGCCCTCCTCGACGAGGGCCGGGTCGGGCGCCGCAAGGGCGGTGCCCCCGGCCGGGCCACCCAGGAGGAGCTTGAGTGGCTCGCCGAGCAGGGCCAGCAGGCGGTGCAGACGTTCATCACCGCCAACCTGCGCCTCGTCGTCTCCATCGCGCGCAAGTACGGCCGGGCGCAGATGCCGATGCTGGACCTGATCCAGGAGGGCAACACCGGCCTGATCCGTGCGGTCGAGAAGTTCGACTACACCAAGGGCTACAAGTTCTCCACCTACGCCACCTGGTGGGTGCGCCAGGCCATCACCCGCGGCATCGCCCAGCAGGCGCGCGTGGTGCGGCTGCCCGTGCACGTGGTCGAGGAGCTCAACCAGGTCGGCGGCGCCCGCCGCACCCTGGAGCGCCAGCTGGGCCGCGACCCCGAGCCGGCCGAGATCGCCCTCGAGCTCGGCATGGACGTCGACCGGGTGCTCGACCTGCTGTCGTGGGGCCGCGAGCACGTCTCGCTCGACACCCCCGTCGACGAGGACGGCGACACCTCGCTGGGTGACCTGATGGCCCAGGAGACCTCCCCCGGCCCCGACCTCAACGTCATCGACGTCGAGTCCCGCGACCGTCTCAACGCCCTGGTGGGCCACCTCGACGACCGTGCGGCCGACATCATCCGCTCGCGCTACGGCCTCAGCGACGGCCGTCAGCACAAGCTGGCCGACATCGGCGCCAAGCACGGCATCTCCGCCGAGCGGGTGCGCCAGCTCGAGCGCGAGGCGCTGCAGAAGCTGCGCCGCTTCGCCGACCCCGACCTGGCGGCCTGA